The following are encoded in a window of Zymoseptoria tritici IPO323 chromosome 4, whole genome shotgun sequence genomic DNA:
- the MgLAD1 gene encoding putative L-Arabinitol 4-dehydrogenase (L-Arabinitol 4-Dehydrogenase): MAISSTANGLANGHTNGHTNGSEIAKSKANIGVYTNPEHDLWIAEAEPSTEDVLAGSGLQPGEITVAVKSTGICGSDVHFWHAGCIGPMIVEGEHILGHESAGTVVAVHPSVTTHQIGDRVAIEPNIICNECEPCLTGKYNGCESVQFRSTPPIPGLLRRYVNHPALWCHKIGDMSFENGALLEPLSVALAGMQRAKITIGDSVMVCGAGPIGLVTLACVKAAGAEPIVITDIDEGRLAFAKKFCPSVRTHKVEFKDTVEQFAEKVVKLADGVEPAVVMECTGVESSIAGAIQAAKFGGKVFVIGVGRPEIKIPFMRLSTREVDLQFQYRYANTWPRAIRLLQGGVIDLRSLVTHRFKLEDAVDAFKVAADAKQGGIKVMIQSMDEGEQ, from the exons ATGGCCATTAGCAGCACAGCGAACGGCCTCGCGAATGGCCATACCAATGGACATACCAACGGCAGCGAAATCGCAAAGTCCAAGGCGAATATCGGAGTCTATACCAACCCCGAGCACGATTTGTGGATTGCCGAAGCTGAACCCAGCACCGAAGATGTCCTGGCAGGCTCTGGCCTCCAGCCTGGTGAGATCACAGTCGCTGTGAAGAGCACCGGGATTTGCGG ctccgatGTACACTTCTGGCACGCCGGCTGCATTGGTCCCATGATCGTCGAGGGCGAGCACATTCTCGGCCACGAATCCGCAGGCACTGTCGTTGCTGTTCATCCTTCCGTCACGACGCACCAAATCGGCGACCGCGTGGCTATCGAGCCGAACATTATTTGCAACGAATGCGAGCCCTGCTTGACCGGCAAGTACAATGGCTGCGAATCCGTGCAATTCCGCTCGACGCCGCCGATCCCTGGTTTACTTCGCCGATACGTCAACCACCCAGCACTATGGTGCCACAAGATTGGAGACATGAGCTTTGAGAACGGCGCATTGCTTGAGCCTCTCAGTGTGGCATTGGCGGGTATGCAACGGGCGAAAATCACAATCGGAGACAGCGTGATGGTCTGTGGAGCGGGTCCGATCGGCTTGGTGACTTTGGCGTGCGTGAAGGCGGCTGGAGCAGAGCCGATTGTCATCACAGACATCGACGAGGGCAGACTTGCATTTGCGAAGAAGTTCTGCCCAAGTGTCAGGACACACAAGGTGGAGTTCAAGGATACTGTGGAGCAGTTTGCTGAGAAAGTGGTCAAGCTGGCGGATGGCGTTGAGCCTGCTGTGGTGATGGAGTGCACTGGTGTAGAGAGCTCAATTGCTGGAGCGATCCAGGCAGCCAAGTTCGGCGGCAAAGTCTTCGTGATTGGCGTTGGTCGTCCAGAGATCAAGATCCCCTTCATGCGGCTGAGCACAAGAGAGGTCGATCTCCAATTTCAATACCGCTACGCAAACACATGGCCACGAGCCATCCGGTTGCTGCAAGGTGGAGTCATTGATTTGAGGTCGCTGGTCACGCATCGATTCAAGCTGGAGGATGCCGTGGACGCGTTCAAGGTCGCGGCTGACGCGAAGCAGGGCGGCATCAAGGTCATGATTCAGAGCATGGATGAGGGTGAGCAGTAG